The following are from one region of the Neurospora crassa OR74A linkage group III, whole genome shotgun sequence genome:
- a CDS encoding HPP family protein, protein MPKPWYRTRPTTWHLEIDHFINPFIPASFLAHFPTPISHFLGYRSPASQRTKKPALGNLAIILFAFVGVFVTITIIGAVGEHYEGFRGRGVPVVVGSFGAAAVLDFYAIESPLSQPRNAIGGQLLSSIVGISIAKLFALSPHFESIRWVGASLACACATAVMALTGTVHPPAGATALMAVLDDQVQALGWFLIAPVMLGCAIMMCCALVVNNLQRRFPIYWWSPEPTGEFWAGKGKKGEEKEVAGLEKGASGGGKESEETRTGSSSESRLGRGARSDETLRDVDIEAQSCGAVSESGDDDDGERGLRVVISRGGVEIPEGLSLRPEEVTFLETICKRL, encoded by the exons ATGCCCAAACCATGGTACCGCACCCGTCCAACAACATGGCATCTCGAAATAGACCACTTCATCAACCCGTTTATTCCAGCCTCCTTTTTAGCGCATTTCCCGACGCCCATCTCTCACTTTTTGGGATATCGAAGCCCAGCATCACAACGGACGAAGAAGCCGGCGCTGGGGAACTTGGCAATTATTCTGTTTGCGTTTGTGGGCGTGTTTGTGACGATTACGATTATTGGGGCGGTGGGGGAGCATTATGAGGGGTTTCGTGGGAGGGGGGTGCCGGTTGTTGTGGGGAGTTTT GGCGCAGCAGCAGTCCTCGACTTCTACGCCATCGaatcccccctctcccagCCCCGCAATGCCATCGGCGGCCAacttctctcctccatcgTCGGCATCTCCATCGCCAAACTCTTTGCCCTCTCCCCGCACTTTGAATCCATCCGCTGGGTGGGGGCCTCGCTCGCCTGCGCCTGTGCCACGGCCGTCATGGCGCTCACGGGAACGGTACACCCGCCCGCGGGCGCGACGGCCCTCATGGCGGTTTTGGACGACCAGGTGCAGGCGCTGGGCTGGTTCTTGATTGCGCCCGTGATGCTGGGGTGTGCCATCATGATGTGCTGTGCGCTGGTGGTAAATAATTTGCAGAGGAGGTTTCCGATTTATTGGTGGAGTCCGGAACCTACAGGGGAGTTTTGGGCGggcaaggggaagaagggggaagaaaaagaggtgGCTGGCTTGGAGAAGGGGgcaagtggtggtggtaaagAAAGTGAAGAGACGAGGACGGGGTCAAGTTCGGAGTCGCGACTGGGGAGAGGAGCGAGGAGTGATGAGACGTTGCGAGATGTGGATATTGAAGCGCAGAGTTGCGGGGCAGTGTCCGAGTcgggggatgatgatgatggtgagaGAGGACTGAGGGTGGTGATTTCGAGGGGCGGGGTGGAGATTCCCGAGGGTCTGAGTTTGAGGCCGGAGGAGGTGACGTTCTTGGAGACGATATGTAAACGGTTATGA
- a CDS encoding translation factor pelota translates to MRFTNPKHSLSTLDPSGESPVSLLPTTPEDMWHAHNLIAPSDLLRAHAIRKVVTTGSTGSTTSDRVHTDLTIRVQSVFFDPAASSLHVSGTVCQENQYVSLGQHHTLDLELNRPFQLWKHSGWDSVSLKMLEEAVAEDTGEAMCAVVMQEGLANICLITEFQTVVKQRVEANIPKKRAGGSASQGGMTSFYEKTLATLLRTVDFSQPRPLLLASPGFVAQDFRGYMQSEGQKRTDKKLQRMAKDAVVVHSSTGYVHSLNEVLKSPEVQATMRDKRFTGETALMDQLYDRLRKDDGRAWYGAKPVERAVKEGAVGRGGGVLLINNKFFRSLDIKTRKRFVALVDKVKEDGGEARVLSSDHESGQRLDALGGIAAILTYPIYDLDEDEVEEGGEGEESGAAAEEGAMII, encoded by the coding sequence ATGCGCTTCACTAACCCCAAACACTCCCTCTCGACGCTCGACCCCTCTGGCGAATCGCccgtctccctcctccccacgACGCCCGAAGACATGTGGCACGCACACAACCTGATCGCGCCCTCGGACCTCTTGCGCGCGCACGCCATCCGCAAAGTCGTCACCACGGGCTCGACGGGCTCTACGACGTCGGACCGCGTACACACCGACCTCACTATCCGCGTACAATCCGTCTTCTTCGACCCAGCCGCCTCGTCTCTCCACGTGTCCGGCACCGTCTGCCAAGAGAACCAATACGTCAGCTTAGGCCAGCACCACACTTTGGACCTGGAACTCAACCGGCCCTTTCAGCTATGGAAGCACAGCGGGTGGGACTCGGTTTCCCTCAAAAtgctggaggaggcggtggcggAGGACACGGGCGAGGCCATGTGCGCGGTGGTGATGCAGGAAGGGCTGGCGAATATCTGTCTGATTACCGAGTTCCAGACGGTCGTCAAGCAGCGGGTGGAAGCCAACATCCCCAAGAAGCGGGCGGGCGGGTCGGCGAGCCAGGGCGGCATGACGAGCTTTTACGAAAAGACGCTGGCGACGCTGCTTCGCACTGTGGATTTCTCGCAGCCGcggccgttgttgttggcgagtCCCGGGTTTGTGGCGCAGGATTTTAGGGGGTATATGCAGAGCGAAGGACAGAAGAGGACAGACAAAAAGTTGCAGAGGATGGCGAAGGATGCGGTGGTTGTGCACAGCAGTACGGGGTATGTGCATAGCTTGAATGAGGTGCTGAAGAGCCCGGAGGTGCAGGCGACAATGAGGGATAAGCGGTTCACGGGCGAGACGGCGTTGATGGACCAGTTGTACGATCGACTGAGGAAGGATGATGGGAGGGCGTGGTATGGTGCGAAGCCGGTGGAGCGGGCGGTGAAAGAGGGTGCggtggggagaggagggggtgtGTTGTTGATCAATAACAAGTTTTTCAGGAGTCTGGACAtcaagacgaggaagaggtttGTGGCGTTGGtggacaaggtcaaggaggatgGAGGCGAGGCAAGAGTGTTGAGCAGTGATCACGAGAGTGGGCAGCGGCTGGATGCGCTGGGCGGTATTGCTGCGATCCTCACGTATCCAATTTATGActtggatgaggatgaggtggaggagggtggtgaaggggaagagtcaggggcggcggcggaggagggagccATGATTATATGA